One Carassius auratus strain Wakin chromosome 16, ASM336829v1, whole genome shotgun sequence genomic window carries:
- the dgat1b gene encoding diacylglycerol O-acyltransferase 1b encodes MTDKDGFGPITRNRRRATITSAKSETVKLRNGATAAASDLKSGPKARESLSKNLQINEDSKQKCDRYDKMSCHKLQESMLSSASSFKNYRGILNWCVVMLVLSNARLFLENLLRYGILVDPIQVVSLFLKDPYSWPAACLVIVSNVFILVALYTERKLAMGSFSEKVGLLIYIFNLTIILCFPMAVVLKLPSITPVGGAFSLGVYTILFLKLYSYKDVNRWCRERTQAKARSLSRSLSCPSSPSASSTMQSHVSYPGNLSLRDMYFFVCAPTLCYELNFPRSESIRMGFLLRRLFEMLLLTQLLVGLTQQWIVPVIRSSMKPLQEMDYSRMTERLLRLAVPNHLIWLIFFYWFFHSSMNFVAELLRFGDREFYRDWWNSETITYFWQNWNIPVHKWCLRHFYKPLLRRGAGKLLSQSAVFFASAFFHEYLVSVPLRMFRLWAFMGMMAQLPLAWFVARFLRGNYGNAAVWLSLIIGQPIAVLMYVHDYYVTHCQDDPAIAEDL; translated from the exons ATGACTGACAAGGATGGTTTTGGGCCCATCACACGGAACCGTAGACGCGCGACCATCACGAGCGCAAAGAGCGAGACTGTGAAACTCAGAAACGGCGCGACCGCAGCAGCCAGTGATCTCAAAAGCGGACCCAAGGCGCGGGAGTCTCTCAGCAAAAACTTACAGATAAACGAAGACAGCAAACAAAAATGCGATCGCTACGACAAAATGAG TTGCCACAAGTTGCAGGAGTCAATGCTGAGTTCTGCAAGCAGCTTCAAAAATTACAGAGGCATCCTGAACTGGTGTGTTGTAATGCTG gttttgaGCAATGCTCGCCTGTTCTTGGAAAACCTTCTCAG GTATGGCATTTTGGTGGACCCCATTCAAGTGGTGTCATTGTTCCTCAAGGACCCTTATAGCTGGCCTGCTGCGTGCCTGGTCATTG TTTCTAATGTTTTTATACTTGTGGCGTTGTACACCGAGAGGAAACTAGCCATG GGGTCGTTCAGTGAAAAGGTCGGCCTGCTGATCTACATCTTTAATTTAACTATCATCTTGTGTTTTCCGATGGCTGTTGTTTTGAAGCTGCCATCTATTACACCAG TTGGAGGGGCATTTTCCTTGGGGGTCTACACCATCCTGTTTTTGAAACTCTACTCGTATAAGGATGTTAACAGGTGGTGCAGAGAGAGAACGCAAGCGAAGGCACGCAGCCTCTCCAGATCTCTTTCAT GTCCGTCATCTCCATCTGCATCCAGCACTATGCAGTCGCATGTGTCTTACCCAGGAAATCTCTCTCTCAGGG atatgtatttttttgtttgcgcTCCAACCCTGTGCTATGAGCTTAATTTCCCCCGCTCCGAATCCATCCGAATGGGATTTCTGCTCCGGAGGCTCTTTGAGATG TTGCTCCTCACTCAGTTATTGGTTGGTTTAACGCAGCAG TGGATTGTGCCAGTCATTCGAAGTTCAATGAAGCCATTGCAG GAAATGGACTACAGTAGAATGACAGAGCGTCTGCTTAGACTagca GTGCCCAACCATCTCATCTGGTTGATTTTCTTCTACTGGTTTTTCCATTCCTCGATGAACTTTGTGGCCGAGCTGTTGAGGTTTGGAGATCGGGAATTCTACCGTGACTGGTG GAACTCTGAGACAATAACATACTTCTGGCAGAACTGGAATATTCCTGTGCACAAGTGGTGTCTCCG GCACTTTTACAAGCCGTTGCTGAGAAGAGGTGCTGGCAAGTTACTGAGCCAGTCAGCTGTGTTTTTCGCCTCTGCTTTTTTTCACGAG TACCTGGTCAGTGTCCCTCTCAGGATGTTCAGACTGTGGGCATTTATGGGCATGATGGCACAG CTTCCACTGGCATGGTTTGTGGCCAGGTTTCTTCGTGGTAATTATGGAAACGCTGCTGTGTGGCTCTCACTCATCATTGGTCAACCTATTGCAGTACTGATGTATGTTCATGACTACTATGTTACCCACTGTCAGGATGACCCGGCAATCGCTGAGGATCTGTAA